Part of the Deinococcus grandis genome, GACGATCTCGTCGGTACCGAGGTTCAGGCGGCGCGACAGGAACTGGAAGCCGACCAGAGTCTCGGTGACGAGGTCGAGGTCGTTGCGCTGCGCGTTCTCGATGATGGCGATCTCGTAGGCGCGGGCGTCGTCGGCGTCCACGTAGATGACGGGCACCTGCGTGAGCCCGGCCAGCGCCGCGGCGCGCAGGCGCCGCTCCCCGGCGACGAGCAGGATCTCGGCGCGGCGGCGGCGCACCAGCACGGGCTGCAGCACGCCGTACGTGCGGATGTTCTGCGCCAGGTCGGTCAGTGCCTCGTCGGTGAAGGCCTGGTCGCCCAGCAGGCGGCGGGGGTTGAATTCCGGCAGGACGCGGATGGACGCGGTGGGCAGCTGGGCGTCGGCGCTGCGGTCGCGCAGTTCCTCCATCATGTCCAGCGCGCCGAACGCGGCGGCGCTCACGCCGGGGCGGGTCATGGGGTCACCCCGGTCGCCTGGGGCTGCACGCCCAGTTCGTTCAGCAGGTCGCGGGTGACGTTGCGGATGTCCTGCGCGATGTCCGAGCCGGGCTTGTGGCGGACCAGGGGGCGGCGGGCGCGCTGGGCGTCCATCATCAGGACGCTGTCGCGGATCTGGCTGGAGACCGGCGCGACGCTCTGGTACTGCTTCATCATCTCGAGCAGGTCCTTGTAGACGTTGGTGCTGCTGCGCACGCGGTTGGGAATGAACATCCGCACGCCCAGTCCGGGCGCGTAGGGCCGCGCGCCCTTGACGAGTTTCACGATCTTGTCGAGGTTCTCGAAACCCTTGTCCCCGGAG contains:
- a CDS encoding ParB/RepB/Spo0J family partition protein, with protein sequence MTRPGVSAAAFGALDMMEELRDRSADAQLPTASIRVLPEFNPRRLLGDQAFTDEALTDLAQNIRTYGVLQPVLVRRRRAEILLVAGERRLRAAALAGLTQVPVIYVDADDARAYEIAIIENAQRNDLDLVTETLVGFQFLSRRLNLGTDEIVSYLHHVRKGRREDDLGVERLLRDMYGTGISVWGQQRALILRMTAAEREAIQARRVDAKVCAELVPLPEGDIRSALLERAAQEGLTARQVRDLVRTEQQATQPSRPALAVQGDQMRRLLPRLSRLKGPDARRAEQLLNELRDLLDPAPR